From the genome of Gemmatimonas phototrophica, one region includes:
- a CDS encoding sensor histidine kinase, with amino-acid sequence MTSASSLPPTTMSASFAAVLRALPVHLAAWAAVATVHAASVWSDALRRSRTPDLSQLFGDYVLAYAPWVLFSATLHILHKRVRPPWRGVLLLSCTFFGVELVYQAWLIARDADLRPASVAAALWEMPMIFRLIDLALLLATNAVVYAIVAIRTQREADAQEQRLLADNLRLRLALEEQRLNGLRAQLEPHFLYNALNAISGLVRGDDRGLALTALQQLSRLLRYATTAVSRDWVPLSDEIGFLQEYLALQQLRFGDRLVVTYDGLESVSADHESLALLLQPLAENAIRHGVERSDTVSEILVRVAGDTGGTTVLVSNSVPAGAPPNPGLGVGLRTLRDRLDVGYKGRASMKTTVMPDRFDVCLTLPVPHDD; translated from the coding sequence ATGACCTCCGCCTCCTCGCTGCCGCCGACCACGATGTCTGCCTCATTCGCCGCAGTGCTCCGAGCCTTGCCGGTGCACCTCGCGGCGTGGGCTGCCGTCGCGACGGTGCACGCCGCCTCGGTATGGAGTGACGCGTTGCGTCGCAGTCGCACGCCGGATCTGTCGCAGCTGTTCGGAGACTATGTGCTGGCGTATGCACCGTGGGTGCTGTTCAGCGCTACGCTCCATATCCTGCACAAACGCGTGCGACCGCCGTGGCGAGGGGTCCTGCTCCTGTCGTGCACGTTCTTCGGCGTTGAGCTCGTATATCAGGCGTGGTTGATCGCGCGGGATGCAGACCTCAGGCCAGCGAGCGTTGCGGCAGCGCTCTGGGAGATGCCCATGATCTTTCGCCTGATTGACCTGGCCCTGCTCCTGGCGACGAACGCCGTGGTGTACGCCATCGTGGCCATTCGCACGCAACGCGAGGCGGACGCTCAGGAGCAACGCCTGCTAGCCGATAACCTTCGCCTCCGTCTGGCGCTCGAGGAGCAGCGCCTGAACGGACTACGCGCGCAGCTCGAGCCGCACTTTCTCTACAACGCGCTGAATGCCATCAGCGGTCTGGTGCGCGGCGACGACCGGGGGCTCGCGCTTACCGCGCTCCAGCAGCTCAGCCGTCTGCTTCGATACGCAACCACCGCCGTATCGCGCGACTGGGTCCCGCTCAGCGACGAAATCGGATTCTTGCAGGAATATCTCGCCTTGCAACAGTTGCGCTTCGGCGACCGACTGGTGGTCACCTACGATGGTCTTGAGAGCGTGAGCGCTGATCACGAATCGCTGGCGTTGTTGCTGCAGCCACTCGCCGAGAATGCCATTCGCCACGGGGTGGAGCGGAGCGACACAGTGTCGGAGATACTCGTCCGCGTTGCCGGGGACACTGGCGGAACGACGGTGCTCGTATCCAACAGCGTGCCGGCTGGCGCCCCGCCCAATCCGGGTCTCGGCGTAGGGCTGCGCACGCTCCGCGACCGCCTCGACGTTGGGTACAAGGGGCGCGCATCCATGAAGACCACGGTAATGCCCGACCGCTTTGACGTGTGCTTGACCCTGCCAGTTCCCCACGATGACTGA
- a CDS encoding S41 family peptidase — protein MLATLVPVFAEAQTDSLADIRQAPAAITATLRTHLFDPRVLASPAGLATSRAVDSLARVVTSRREFFTGFNRLWASGPTSHVRLAPATMSAAAMTAFVDTMRVGAQGMALRWDGRIAILEVRTMNGQDTRERISEAFAEIVARGAEGLIIDLRQNDGGAFAVVPLVGHLLSAPVEGGVFLGRLWTDKHDRVPTKVELAAIEAWTGWSLARFWGDIESSGILRIRFAPMAPRFGGPVMVLTSRRSASATEMAVDAMLAADRVTVLGERTAGAMLSQRVFDVLPGSQLWVPIADYHSTRMGRIEGVGIAPTKAMPAAMALDSALARLRRR, from the coding sequence GTGCTCGCTACGCTCGTTCCGGTGTTCGCTGAGGCGCAGACCGACTCGCTCGCCGACATCCGCCAAGCACCAGCGGCCATTACCGCAACGCTGCGCACGCACCTGTTCGACCCGCGCGTCCTCGCATCACCGGCGGGTCTGGCGACGTCGCGTGCCGTGGACTCGCTGGCACGGGTCGTAACTTCTCGCCGCGAGTTCTTCACGGGGTTCAACCGTCTCTGGGCGAGTGGACCGACGTCGCACGTGCGACTCGCCCCGGCAACGATGAGCGCGGCGGCAATGACAGCGTTTGTTGACACCATGCGGGTCGGCGCCCAGGGTATGGCGCTGCGCTGGGATGGTCGCATTGCCATCCTCGAGGTTCGCACGATGAATGGCCAGGACACGCGCGAGCGCATCAGTGAAGCGTTTGCGGAGATCGTGGCACGCGGTGCCGAGGGGCTGATCATCGACCTGCGACAGAATGATGGTGGGGCGTTTGCGGTCGTGCCGCTCGTCGGGCACCTGCTCTCCGCACCGGTAGAGGGCGGGGTGTTCCTCGGCCGACTCTGGACCGACAAACACGACCGAGTTCCCACGAAAGTGGAGCTCGCTGCAATCGAAGCGTGGACAGGGTGGTCACTCGCGCGGTTCTGGGGTGACATTGAGTCGTCGGGCATTCTGCGTATCCGCTTCGCGCCCATGGCCCCGCGCTTCGGGGGGCCGGTCATGGTCCTGACGAGCCGCCGCAGCGCCAGCGCGACCGAGATGGCGGTCGATGCCATGCTGGCCGCCGACAGGGTCACCGTTCTCGGCGAACGAACGGCCGGGGCGATGCTGTCGCAGCGGGTGTTCGATGTGTTGCCAGGTTCGCAGCTGTGGGTCCCAATCGCCGACTATCACTCGACGCGTATGGGACGCATCGAAGGGGTCGGAATTGCGCCGACCAAAGCGATGCCAGCAGCGATGGCGCTGGACTCGGCCCTCGCGCGCCTGCGGAGGCGCTGA
- a CDS encoding MBL fold metallo-hydrolase, with protein sequence MPTSVPSPFLSNCRAIVTIALALLTAHVRPSMAQTVAAPPPPPPPPIGTLHRAVATANGYDANAWWIETAHDLVLIDALMLRSDARALVAALRTTGKPLRAVFITHGHADHFGGLSTVRAAYPGVPIVATRATSNGMRVVHEQGMASNGWLRALGTEYDSTLLVPDRIVNSGDTLRMAGLTFIVRDYGPLEAQNNSVIAVPELNAVFTGDATVHGASFYVGTENAQHALTALPRVLADHPGKMTAYAGHYGPRPLDRTVADNLDQVRRLHATVALVGSDPANRAPNGDLTPPAKRQLLLLTALQTAERGDYGVGAVGMARFELPATIAAFIADSTRRTPPQTLAVRDAMRPLLFLAGHYDIGDITVGLGGLYLDATVETSRYRYQLTFSYDHVQRRYRVVSRDQISGLLDVFVGALEADGSLVLSNVEPGTHYLDAAGAKVFNRMRFTPKQEGCWMWVVETGRGSGEWTQPLEQQMCRRPLS encoded by the coding sequence ATGCCGACGTCAGTTCCATCTCCCTTCCTGTCAAATTGCCGCGCGATCGTCACGATCGCGCTGGCACTGCTCACTGCCCATGTGCGCCCCAGCATGGCGCAGACGGTTGCCGCCCCGCCGCCGCCGCCACCTCCGCCAATCGGCACTCTTCATCGCGCGGTGGCGACAGCGAACGGCTACGATGCCAACGCGTGGTGGATTGAAACGGCACACGACCTTGTGCTGATCGACGCGCTGATGCTGCGGTCTGATGCACGTGCGTTGGTGGCTGCGCTCCGGACCACGGGAAAGCCGCTGCGCGCGGTGTTCATCACGCACGGACACGCCGATCACTTTGGCGGGCTCTCGACCGTTCGTGCCGCGTACCCGGGGGTTCCCATTGTCGCGACGCGTGCCACCAGCAACGGCATGCGCGTCGTACACGAGCAAGGGATGGCCTCCAACGGCTGGCTCCGGGCGCTCGGCACCGAATACGACAGCACGTTGCTGGTCCCCGATCGCATCGTGAACTCCGGTGATACCCTGCGCATGGCAGGCCTCACGTTCATCGTCCGCGACTACGGGCCGTTGGAAGCGCAGAACAACAGCGTGATCGCCGTGCCGGAGCTCAACGCCGTGTTCACCGGCGACGCAACCGTACACGGGGCATCGTTCTATGTCGGGACCGAGAACGCGCAACATGCGTTGACGGCGCTCCCGCGGGTGCTCGCCGACCATCCCGGGAAGATGACCGCGTACGCCGGTCACTATGGCCCGCGGCCGCTGGATCGCACCGTTGCCGACAATCTCGACCAAGTGCGCCGCCTGCACGCGACCGTTGCGCTCGTGGGCTCGGATCCGGCCAATCGCGCACCCAACGGGGATCTCACGCCGCCGGCCAAGCGTCAGCTGCTGCTGCTGACGGCGCTCCAGACGGCCGAGCGCGGTGACTACGGCGTTGGTGCCGTTGGGATGGCCCGGTTCGAGTTGCCCGCCACGATCGCGGCGTTCATTGCCGACTCGACCCGCCGCACGCCGCCGCAGACCCTCGCCGTGCGGGACGCGATGCGTCCGTTGCTGTTCCTCGCTGGCCACTACGACATCGGCGACATCACGGTCGGACTTGGTGGTCTCTATCTAGACGCGACCGTGGAGACATCACGCTACCGCTATCAGCTGACGTTCTCGTACGACCACGTGCAACGGCGCTATCGGGTCGTGTCCCGCGATCAGATCTCCGGACTCCTCGACGTCTTTGTGGGCGCGCTCGAGGCCGACGGATCGCTGGTCCTTTCGAATGTGGAGCCGGGCACGCACTACTTGGACGCGGCGGGTGCCAAAGTCTTCAATCGCATGCGTTTCACGCCCAAGCAGGAAGGTTGCTGGATGTGGGTGGTGGAGACCGGTCGCGGCAGCGGTGAGTGGACGCAGCCGTTGGAGCAGCAGATGTGCCGGCGGCCGCTGTCATGA
- a CDS encoding ribbon-helix-helix protein, CopG family, whose protein sequence is MSKPEDLAAANALAATLGRSRSWILGEALRRFVAHEGS, encoded by the coding sequence GTGTCAAAGCCAGAGGATCTCGCGGCGGCCAATGCATTGGCCGCCACGTTGGGGCGGTCACGGAGCTGGATCCTGGGCGAAGCGCTGCGGCGATTCGTGGCGCACGAAGGGTCGTAA
- a CDS encoding SRPBCC domain-containing protein, protein MKITVSTDIKAPIAEVWRFYNSPEDIKVWNTASPDWHTTASTVDLRVGGTFSSRMEAKDGSFGFDFAGQYTKVEAPNLIEYEFGGRFGQVVFTEGSEGVTVTVAFDGEDTHSEEQQRAGWQAILDNFGRHVLASTHQS, encoded by the coding sequence ATGAAGATTACTGTGTCCACCGACATCAAGGCTCCAATCGCTGAGGTCTGGCGCTTCTACAACTCACCCGAAGACATCAAGGTGTGGAACACCGCGTCTCCGGATTGGCACACCACCGCCTCTACGGTGGACCTTCGCGTTGGTGGCACGTTCTCATCGCGCATGGAAGCGAAGGATGGATCCTTCGGCTTCGACTTTGCCGGTCAGTATACCAAGGTGGAAGCACCCAACCTCATCGAATACGAATTCGGCGGGCGATTCGGTCAGGTGGTATTCACGGAAGGATCGGAAGGGGTGACCGTGACGGTCGCCTTCGATGGCGAAGACACGCATTCGGAAGAGCAGCAGCGTGCCGGGTGGCAGGCGATTCTCGACAATTTTGGTCGTCACGTACTGGCGTCTACCCACCAGAGCTAG
- a CDS encoding MFS transporter yields the protein MPWKQTAAIFLTSQALSLFGTALVQYALMWHVTLTTKSGVLMTVYILAGFVPAFLVSPFAGVWADRHDRKRVLMLSDGSIAVVTLVLALVLQTGGQSLTLIMITAAVRAVGQAIQLPAVGAFLPQFVPADQLTKVNGISSTIQSVTFFTAPVLAGFLMSVWPLQWVFLLDVGTATVAIALLVLFVRVPPHERAGTTQTVSYFDDLRAGFAYVRAHKFFVSYFAYMAGLLVLVAPAAFLTPLQVTRTFGPEVWRLTAIEMVFSVGMMAGGAIIATWGGFTNRVYTMFLATGIMGTCTVLLGVMPTFWVYLVPMGVFGIGLPFYNTAAMVLVQDQSDPAMIGRVMGVFSMLQTSMMPLGMLLFGPLAEVVRIEWLLVGTGLAMLAQLAWVSRNRTLVEGGVAVLPNNVA from the coding sequence ATGCCTTGGAAACAGACAGCGGCGATCTTCCTCACCAGTCAGGCGCTGTCGCTCTTTGGCACGGCGCTGGTACAGTACGCCCTCATGTGGCACGTCACGCTGACGACCAAGTCGGGCGTGCTCATGACGGTGTACATACTGGCGGGCTTCGTGCCGGCCTTTCTGGTGTCGCCGTTTGCGGGGGTGTGGGCCGACCGACATGATCGCAAGCGCGTGCTCATGCTGTCTGATGGCAGCATTGCCGTGGTCACGCTCGTCTTGGCGTTGGTGCTGCAGACCGGGGGGCAGTCACTCACGCTCATCATGATCACGGCGGCCGTGCGGGCAGTGGGGCAGGCCATTCAGCTGCCGGCAGTGGGCGCCTTTCTCCCGCAGTTCGTCCCGGCCGACCAGCTCACGAAGGTGAACGGTATTTCCAGCACCATTCAGTCGGTCACCTTCTTTACCGCGCCGGTGCTGGCCGGGTTCTTGATGTCGGTGTGGCCCCTGCAGTGGGTGTTCCTGCTGGATGTGGGTACAGCCACGGTGGCTATTGCGCTGCTGGTGTTGTTCGTGCGGGTTCCGCCCCACGAGCGGGCGGGCACTACGCAGACGGTGTCGTACTTTGACGATTTGCGCGCCGGCTTTGCGTACGTTCGCGCGCATAAGTTCTTCGTGTCGTACTTCGCCTACATGGCGGGGCTGCTGGTGCTTGTGGCGCCGGCGGCCTTTCTCACGCCGCTGCAGGTCACGCGCACGTTCGGGCCCGAAGTGTGGCGCCTGACGGCGATTGAAATGGTGTTTTCGGTGGGCATGATGGCCGGCGGCGCCATCATTGCCACGTGGGGCGGGTTCACCAACCGCGTGTACACCATGTTTCTCGCCACCGGCATCATGGGTACGTGCACGGTGCTACTCGGCGTCATGCCAACATTCTGGGTGTATCTCGTGCCCATGGGTGTGTTCGGCATCGGGCTGCCGTTCTACAACACCGCCGCCATGGTGCTGGTACAGGATCAGTCGGACCCAGCCATGATCGGGCGCGTGATGGGGGTGTTCAGCATGCTGCAAACGTCCATGATGCCACTGGGCATGCTCCTCTTTGGTCCCCTGGCCGAAGTGGTGCGTATCGAGTGGCTGCTCGTGGGGACGGGGCTGGCCATGCTCGCGCAGTTGGCGTGGGTGTCGCGCAATCGTACGCTGGTCGAGGGGGGCGTTGCCGTTCTCCCCAATAACGTCGCATAA
- a CDS encoding serine/threonine-protein kinase: MSQNAVQGEWLTGAVLHGKYRVGSQLGEGGMGAVYLAEHVGIGRAVALKVVRPDLLADATAADRFVREARAAGGIQHRHVVNVTDFGIDCVAGHDVAYLVMEQLHGETLEAVLEARRRLPLPQVVDIVEQVAAALAAAHGRGVVHRDLKPANIWLTPDARGGFHVTLLDFGIAKLRDDTFARREPGLPPSTVTHDAGSTATQVGESIGTPAYMSPEQCVGDDVDQRSDIYSLGVVVYQMLAGTLPFRGDTMALLRQHFVAEIPPFPAEAGVPVEVEAVVRRALAKDPSQRFASAPPFAAALRAHASSFGESMRRALVMFAERMPELSVLGACFALPGLAATALGVLGTLLPGIVQPMWWVMVLLSALLLATPVAMAGIAAIFGDVRGRPFVPITWQGVARAVIGKDRGQQASGSVALYLAWVGTAVRLYVATSRATKGNATKNMLTFVDHFRHGGARNTPERLDAMAEVLPTRAFATMAVAQFAALALLPAAAVLATLGVTSTLGISPSSALPVLGLFGGLAFTAALFLQVFIALVDVMLYDLAYDMTAM, from the coding sequence ATGTCACAAAACGCAGTGCAGGGAGAATGGCTGACTGGCGCGGTGCTTCATGGCAAGTACCGCGTCGGTTCTCAGCTTGGCGAGGGTGGCATGGGCGCGGTGTATCTCGCCGAACATGTGGGCATCGGGCGTGCCGTGGCGCTCAAGGTGGTCCGTCCGGATCTGCTGGCGGACGCCACGGCAGCGGATCGTTTCGTACGCGAGGCCCGCGCCGCTGGTGGCATTCAGCATCGCCACGTGGTCAACGTCACGGATTTCGGCATCGATTGTGTAGCTGGCCACGATGTGGCGTATCTCGTCATGGAGCAGCTGCACGGCGAAACGCTTGAAGCGGTGCTTGAGGCGCGGCGCCGTCTCCCGCTGCCACAGGTGGTGGATATCGTTGAACAGGTTGCCGCCGCGCTTGCCGCGGCACACGGGCGCGGCGTTGTGCATCGCGATCTCAAGCCAGCCAACATCTGGTTGACTCCTGATGCGCGGGGCGGCTTTCACGTCACCCTGCTCGACTTCGGGATTGCGAAACTGCGCGACGACACCTTTGCGCGGCGTGAGCCAGGTCTGCCACCCTCGACCGTGACGCACGACGCCGGGAGTACGGCTACACAAGTTGGCGAATCCATTGGCACCCCTGCCTATATGTCGCCGGAGCAGTGCGTTGGTGATGACGTGGACCAACGCAGCGACATCTATAGCCTCGGCGTGGTGGTCTACCAGATGCTGGCCGGCACGCTGCCATTCCGCGGCGACACCATGGCGCTGCTGCGGCAACACTTCGTTGCGGAAATTCCACCGTTCCCTGCCGAGGCGGGGGTACCGGTGGAGGTGGAAGCGGTGGTGCGACGCGCGCTGGCCAAGGATCCATCGCAACGCTTTGCGTCAGCGCCACCGTTTGCCGCAGCACTGCGCGCACACGCGTCCAGCTTTGGCGAGAGCATGCGACGGGCGCTGGTCATGTTTGCGGAACGGATGCCGGAACTGTCCGTACTCGGTGCTTGCTTTGCGCTTCCCGGGTTGGCCGCGACCGCACTTGGCGTGCTGGGTACACTACTCCCTGGAATCGTGCAGCCGATGTGGTGGGTCATGGTACTGTTGTCTGCGTTGCTGCTTGCCACACCAGTGGCGATGGCGGGCATTGCGGCCATCTTTGGCGATGTCCGTGGGCGTCCCTTTGTGCCCATTACGTGGCAGGGGGTCGCACGCGCCGTCATCGGTAAAGACAGGGGGCAGCAGGCAAGCGGTTCAGTCGCACTCTATTTGGCGTGGGTGGGTACGGCGGTTCGGCTGTATGTGGCCACGAGTCGCGCCACCAAGGGGAACGCGACGAAGAACATGCTCACCTTTGTCGACCATTTCCGGCACGGTGGCGCGCGGAATACACCCGAGCGGCTGGATGCGATGGCGGAGGTCCTGCCAACGCGCGCCTTTGCAACCATGGCCGTTGCACAGTTTGCCGCGTTGGCACTCCTGCCAGCGGCCGCCGTGTTGGCGACGCTTGGTGTGACCTCGACATTAGGTATCTCTCCGTCCAGCGCATTGCCGGTCCTGGGACTGTTTGGCGGGCTCGCCTTTACGGCGGCGCTCTTTCTGCAAGTGTTCATTGCGCTGGTAGATGTCATGCTCTACGACCTCGCGTACGACATGACAGCGATGTAG